In Candidatus Zixiibacteriota bacterium, one DNA window encodes the following:
- a CDS encoding transposase — MGLRHRQNLEGGCYFITTSVIGFVKVFDDPECSKIIIDSLNFCQRKFKFHNNAYVIMPNHIHLILTLNENTKISNIMRDFKKYTSVAIKRYFAKGNNIAIYNQLQKHVPSKSNRSFILWQPRFDDLQIFTEKVFLVKMRYIIYNPVRAGLVSEPEDWQYLYYESMPD; from the coding sequence ATGGGATTGAGACATAGACAGAATTTAGAAGGCGGATGTTATTTCATAACAACATCGGTGATTGGATTCGTAAAAGTTTTCGATGATCCGGAATGTTCAAAGATTATCATTGATTCGTTAAATTTTTGCCAAAGAAAGTTTAAATTTCATAATAATGCCTATGTTATTATGCCAAATCATATTCATTTAATACTAACTCTAAACGAAAACACGAAAATTTCAAATATAATGAGAGACTTTAAAAAATATACTTCAGTAGCTATAAAGCGTTATTTTGCTAAAGGAAATAATATTGCTATATATAATCAATTACAAAAACATGTACCATCCAAATCAAATCGCTCTTTCATATTATGGCAACCCAGATTTGATGACTTACAGATATTTACAGAGAAAGTATTTTTGGTTAAAATGAGGTATATTATTTATAATCCAGTAAGAGCAGGTTTAGTATCAGAACCTGAAGATTGGCAATATTTATATTATGAATCTATGCCAGATTGA
- a CDS encoding DUF1049 domain-containing protein: protein MWIIRYAVAALLIIGLLGFTIQNSYQRTVINIANQTYENVPLIYVVYIAFCLGLIFWFAISVIQYFRIMGQLSSQRKINRTLTQEITTLRNLPLEEIEEEAEEDKE, encoded by the coding sequence ATGTGGATAATCCGTTATGCTGTTGCCGCACTATTGATAATTGGTCTTCTGGGCTTTACCATTCAGAATTCGTACCAGAGAACCGTTATCAACATCGCCAATCAAACTTATGAAAATGTTCCTTTGATTTATGTAGTTTATATCGCCTTTTGCCTAGGCTTGATTTTCTGGTTTGCGATTTCAGTTATCCAGTATTTCAGGATTATGGGACAGCTTTCAAGCCAACGAAAGATAAACCGCACCCTAACTCAGGAGATTACTACCCTGCGCAATCTGCCGCTTGAGGAAATCGAGGAGGAAGCGGAGGAAGATAAAGAATGA